In the genome of Candidatus Omnitrophota bacterium, one region contains:
- a CDS encoding TIGR00282 family metallophosphoesterase, whose translation MRVLFIGDIVGEPGRHAIKELVPKIVKREKIDFIVANGENVAGGSGITPMLVDELLGYGIDVITSGDHIWKRKEISDRLSQDARILRPANYPRESPGSGSTVVESKSGVEVGVINLQGRVFMQAIECPFRAAKAEVDRIKNKARVIIVDIHAEATSEKMAMGWFLDGSVSAIIGTHTHVQTADEKILPKGTAFLTDAGMTGPFDSVIGRNKEQILTRFISQMPTKFEMAEGDVQLHGAIIDIDEKTGKAESIKRVQEKLA comes from the coding sequence ATGAGGGTATTGTTCATCGGTGACATAGTAGGCGAGCCTGGAAGGCACGCGATAAAAGAGCTTGTTCCCAAGATTGTAAAGAGAGAGAAGATAGATTTTATCGTGGCCAACGGTGAAAATGTCGCGGGCGGCTCGGGAATAACTCCTATGCTCGTCGATGAATTATTGGGTTATGGCATCGATGTTATAACATCGGGCGATCATATCTGGAAGCGCAAAGAGATATCAGACAGATTGTCGCAGGATGCCAGGATATTGCGTCCCGCGAATTATCCACGCGAGTCTCCGGGCTCCGGGTCTACGGTGGTTGAATCGAAGTCCGGAGTGGAAGTCGGCGTAATAAACCTGCAGGGCCGTGTTTTTATGCAGGCCATCGAGTGTCCGTTCAGGGCCGCGAAGGCCGAAGTAGACAGGATAAAGAACAAGGCAAGGGTGATAATAGTCGATATCCATGCCGAAGCGACGAGCGAGAAGATGGCGATGGGCTGGTTTCTCGACGGGTCGGTAAGCGCTATCATAGGTACGCATACACATGTCCAGACTGCCGATGAGAAGATCCTGCCGAAAGGCACGGCTTTTCTGACAGACGCGGGTATGACGGGACCTTTCGATTCAGTCATAGGCAGGAATAAAGAGCAGATCCTTACGCGATTCATATCGCAGATGCCGACAAAGTTTGAGATGGCCGAAGGCGACGTTCAGCTTCACGGCGCGATAATAGATATAGATGAAAAGACAGGCAAGGCCGAATCTATCAAACGCGTCCAGGAGAAGCTGGCTTAA